Within the Dehalococcoidia bacterium genome, the region TGGAGGGGAGCCTCTGGGAGAGGAGCCGGTTAATATATGGCTTAAGAAACGTTTCGATATTGGTTTAGGTCCAATAATAATGCAACAGGGGGCAATTGTCGATACAATTGAGGTTGTTTCTCTATTTACAGATGCCGCAAATCTCTACAGTGATATGATCGCATCAATGAAGGCAGTGGATGGTGCACTATCGGTTTCGGGGCATTTCTCCCATTTTTACCCGGAAGGGGCCTGCCTGTATATAACATTCGCCGGCTTCCCCAAAGACCCGCTTTGTTACTATCAGGATACATGGACGGCTGCCATGGAAGCCACTTTAAGGAACAACGGCTCTATTAGCCATCACCACGGAATTGGATACTGGCGAAGGCAGTTTATGCAGCAAGAGTTGGGTGCTCACGGGGTCGAGCTGCTAAAGAGAATTAAGCTTGCATTAGACCCAAATGGTATTATGAACAGGGGAAAACTCGTAGAAGATGGAAGATAAAAAAGAAACGGCACAGATCACAAATTGTGCACTGTGCGCCAATATGTGTAAGTACAGTTGCCCAACGTATCTGGCTACGGGAAAGGAAACAATTACCCCTCAGAAAATGGCGCGTCTCATTCTGTATGAGGAGAAAGCACTTATTGAAGACAAACCAGACTTCTTTGACGTTATGTTCCAGTGTGCCATGTGCGGGGCATGCAAGGCACACTGTATCTACGATAATTATGACCTGAGGAAATTCATTCAGGGAGAGCGAAGCAAGGCCTTCAAAGAGGGCATGCTTCCTCATGAGACCAGAAAAATAATAGAGACGTTCACCAGATTCGGTAATCCCCACGGTGAGCGTCAAGCTCTTCAAAAAGGTAGTGGAGATATAGGTTATTTCGTTTCCTGTTCTGCATACAGGGATCAACATTTACTGAAGGCTATGGACAGAATAATCACGGTGAGCAAGGAATCCGTTCAGCAATTCGGTGGTGCCGATATATGCTGTGGTGCACCCCTTTACCACGCTGGAGATATGGAAGGTTTCAAGAAGGCAGCAGAAAAAGTGAAAGGGGAGATTCAAAACAGGAAACTGAGCAGGGTCGTTTTGGACTGCCCCACATGCATGAAAATGATGACAGGGGTGTATAAAGATGTCGGCGTTGATTTAGGTGTGGAGTTTGTTCACACCACCGAATTCCTCAGCGATTTACTCAGGAAAGGGAAGATAAGTGTTAGGGGGGCAAATAATACAGCAACCTTTCACGACCCTTGTATCCTGGCAAACGATATGGGTATTACCACTGCTCCCAGAGAGATCCTCGGAGCACTGGGGTTTGAGATAATAGAGCCAGTTCACTCAAGAGAGGATACACACTGCTGCGGCGGATTATGCGGAGCGAGAATTGGAGACTGCAGACTCAGCGATAGATTAAGGTTGATGCGCATTAGTGAACTTAAGCAAACCGCCGCCGATGTCTATCTTTCAGCGTGCCCCACCTGTAAAGCTGTCTTGTCCGATGTGGACATGAAGTATATAGCCGAACTTGTTGCGGAGCAAATTATCGATGAATGAAGGGAAGTTGACACGGAACATAAAAGGCGAGATGGAAAAAGCGACTGGTAAAAAGGCAAAAAGATGAAATATTTTGTTGTCATCGATGGGGGAACGCAGAATATAAAGGCATTCATCTTCGATGAAAAAGGGAATGAGGTATATGGCGATGCATATCCGGTGACCCCCTACTTTGCTCCACAACCTAATTTTGCCGAGCAGGATGCTGAGGAGTATCTGAGAATTACCCAGAAAGTAACCAGGAGTGTGGTGGAAAATTCCAGTGTTCCCAGAGATGAGCTCGCTGCCGTTGCCATCACAACACACAGAAGCACCATTGTGCCTGTCAATGCAGCTGGCAGACCGGTTCGTCCCGCTATCACCTGGCTTGATGAGCGCAAAACAGAGGGGCTTAAGCTCCCCGGTGGAGCCTTACTATCACTGGGTTTCAGGATTTCTCGAATGACACCGAAGCTAAAGGAGTATCAGAGAAGGTCCAAGTTTAACTGGCTCAGAAAGTACGAGCCGGAAAATTATGATAAGACGCACATATTCCTCACTGTCTCATCTTATATCTTTCACGCACTAACAAGC harbors:
- a CDS encoding (Fe-S)-binding protein; protein product: MEDKKETAQITNCALCANMCKYSCPTYLATGKETITPQKMARLILYEEKALIEDKPDFFDVMFQCAMCGACKAHCIYDNYDLRKFIQGERSKAFKEGMLPHETRKIIETFTRFGNPHGERQALQKGSGDIGYFVSCSAYRDQHLLKAMDRIITVSKESVQQFGGADICCGAPLYHAGDMEGFKKAAEKVKGEIQNRKLSRVVLDCPTCMKMMTGVYKDVGVDLGVEFVHTTEFLSDLLRKGKISVRGANNTATFHDPCILANDMGITTAPREILGALGFEIIEPVHSREDTHCCGGLCGARIGDCRLSDRLRLMRISELKQTAADVYLSACPTCKAVLSDVDMKYIAELVAEQIIDE